The following is a genomic window from Halanaerobiales bacterium.
TATTGAAGCTAGGATTGTGGCCCTGGCTGATGTTTTTGATGCTTTATCTTCTAAAAGAGTATATAAAGAAGTTTTTCCCAGAGAAAAATGTGTGAATATAGTTAATTCTGAAAGAAATAAGCATTTTCAGGGAAAATTAGTAGACATATTGTTAAATAATCTTGATGCAGTTTATGATTTTAGAGAGGATTTAAAGGAATTTTCTAAAGGAAAAACAACTCGTGAAATATCCAATTATTTTTTCTCCACTGAATTCAGTATATTTGAATTTTTAAACAAAAGGGAAACTCCTTAAAAGAGGAGGGAGTTTCTCTATTTTTTATTTGACAAAGGTAATTTTTTTGTTATAATAAAACTGACTAGTCAGTACTGATGAAATTTGACCTTAGCAAAGGAGGAATCATTTATGAATAAACTAGCTAAATTTGTAAAAAATCATTCTTCTTTCATTATAGTAATGGTAGCTATCATCACAGTTATTATGGGATATTATGCTTTACAGATAGAAATAGAAGCTGGTATTAAAGATATGTTACCCGAAGATAATAAAGTGGTAGAAAAATATGAAGATGTTCAGGATACTTTTGGTGGGATGGCATTTGCTGCGATTATGCTTGAAGACGAAGAGATTATTGATTCTCCAACATTAAAAAAGATAGAGAATATGACTGCTGAATTAGAAGGAATAAAAGGGGTTAATGAAGTAAAAAGCCTTACAAATATAGAAAAGATAGAAGGGTCAGTAAGTGGAATAGAAGTTAATGAGTTTGTTAAGGATTTACCACAGAATAATGAAGAGTCACAAAAAATCAAAGAAGATCTTTTAAGTCGTGATCAATATTTAGGAAAAATAGTAACTAAAAATTTTAAGTCTACTGTTCTTTTAGCCGAAATTGAGGATGAAGATAAACCGGAAGCAGTTGTTAATAGAATACAGGATGCGGTAAAAAAATATGAAGGTCCTGAAAAGATACATATTACAGGAAGCCCGGTAATGGTAGCTGATGCAACTGACTATATGAAAGATGATTTAAAGAGATTACTACCTTTCGTAATAGGCGTTATTTTGATTATACTTTATTTATCATTTCGAAGTATACGGGGAGTTTTACTGCCAATTTCTACAGTTTTAATCAGTGTAATTTGGGCGGTTGGTCTTCAGTCACTTTTAGGAAAATCGCTTTCACTTGTAAGTACAGTTTTACCTGTTTTATTAGTTAGTGTAGGTAGTGCTTATGCTATTCATATAGTAGCTCGGTATTATGAAGAATTAAAAGATGGAAATGATATTGATAAAGCAGTGGAGAATACAATAAAAGAAGTTGGAATTGCTGTAATTATGGCCGGTGGAACTACAATGATTGGTTTTGCTTCACTGTTCTTTTCTGATTTAGTTATAATTCAGGATTTTGCTTTAGGCACAGCTTTCGGAGTAGGTATTGCACTCCTAGCAGCAATATTATTTATTCCAGCAGTTCTTTATAAAATGAAGGCACCTTCCCATCTTAAAGCTGCCGAAAAAAGAACTTTTTCTACAAATTTCTTTAAAGGAATTTATAAGATAGTGCGTTATAGGAGAAGAACTGTAATTATTTTAGTAATTATTTTAATAGCTTTATCAAGCTGGGTTTTACCAAAATTACAACCAAATACAAATTATATTAGTTATTTCAAAAAAGATTCACCTACTAGAATAGCAACTGAAAAAGTAGATAGCACATTTGGAGGATCCCAGCCCTTAAATGTAGTAGTGAATGGTAATATAAAAAATCCTGATCTTTTAAAAAGAATGAGAGATTTTCAGGATGATATTGAAAATGTAGAAGATGTTAATAATCCATTATCAATAGTTACTCTTTTTAGGCAGGAAAACAGAGCATTAACTGAAGATATAAAAGAAAATGAAGTAATTCCTGAATCTCGAAATAAAATTGCTCAATATTTACTTCTTTTAGAAATGTCAGATAAAGAAA
Proteins encoded in this region:
- a CDS encoding MMPL family transporter; translation: MNKLAKFVKNHSSFIIVMVAIITVIMGYYALQIEIEAGIKDMLPEDNKVVEKYEDVQDTFGGMAFAAIMLEDEEIIDSPTLKKIENMTAELEGIKGVNEVKSLTNIEKIEGSVSGIEVNEFVKDLPQNNEESQKIKEDLLSRDQYLGKIVTKNFKSTVLLAEIEDEDKPEAVVNRIQDAVKKYEGPEKIHITGSPVMVADATDYMKDDLKRLLPFVIGVILIILYLSFRSIRGVLLPISTVLISVIWAVGLQSLLGKSLSLVSTVLPVLLVSVGSAYAIHIVARYYEELKDGNDIDKAVENTIKEVGIAVIMAGGTTMIGFASLFFSDLVIIQDFALGTAFGVGIALLAAILFIPAVLYKMKAPSHLKAAEKRTFSTNFFKGIYKIVRYRRRTVIILVIILIALSSWVLPKLQPNTNYISYFKKDSPTRIATEKVDSTFGGSQPLNVVVNGNIKNPDLLKRMRDFQDDIENVEDVNNPLSIVTLFRQENRALTEDIKENEVIPESRNKIAQYLLLLEMSDKEMLESYLTFDYETANIQMTMETMSSTEQKEKVAEVRSLIDKHFGDEYKVELTGIPELGNEVTDLVVSGQIKSLISAIAFTFLVTSLLLKSIKRGFFCSLPIALTVLINFGIMGWFGIS